In one Pseudarthrobacter oxydans genomic region, the following are encoded:
- the pdxA gene encoding 4-hydroxythreonine-4-phosphate dehydrogenase PdxA, with translation MASVFVQADDFSGAAEVGSCFVQHGLSVQVLVGTHTIPVTHDGGTSFPEPVTDVVVTDTHSRGLAESAAEAMVKEAFASPEAAGAQVMFKKVDSLWRGNVRAEVAALAGLGFHAVVAGALPQLQRSVVDGRPLVAGTPLAETDLWQAEHSAPPADIPSLLRPEDPSSVQTLPLAEVRSGSLAATLAPLMDSDQPSLVVADCDTVQDLESVVDALLELGFQTGGRRIVLVGTGGTADALAQRLATQAARNAQPRAQADTATTQPQAAARPVLAVVGSASGTAQAQLARLEAHGFTVVRLHPQYAGAVGAYASQLAQVSADLRAGHRVAITLATSKVDPSGSARIVQALSKFAAAAAKATPTDLILTGGETAREVLDAVGLHRLVPLAAVQHGVVLSRADDGTLVGTKPGSFGDHLALLQLYDEIRERRGRSAQAPATTLPSKTSKRPGADMTTAAVSSTEQNALPNVAVTMGDGAGVGPEVVVAAVLDPQSNAECRPVVIGDALRLRQAADVLGIQADIQSIEDVEDAVFTPGRVNVIDLALLPEDLPWGQLSPVAGHAAYEYIRMASELAMAGKVQAICTAPLNKEALHAAGHIFPGHTELLAHLTGTEEVSMMLSTPKIRVIHVTTHIGLMDAIRKINPDLVERTIRRGHEALVRAGIPNPKIGVCAINPHAGENGLFGQGEEAEKIEPGVKAAQVDGINAVGPLPADTLFFLAGRGDYDLVVAMYHDQGHGPVKVLGIEAGVNITVGLPVIRTSVDHGTAFDIAGKAIADSRSMVEALHQAAAMATRPAVAV, from the coding sequence GTGGCTTCCGTATTTGTGCAGGCCGACGATTTCTCCGGCGCCGCCGAGGTTGGCTCCTGCTTTGTGCAGCACGGGCTGAGTGTGCAGGTCCTAGTGGGCACTCACACTATTCCGGTAACGCACGACGGCGGCACCTCCTTCCCGGAGCCTGTCACCGACGTGGTGGTCACCGATACGCACTCCCGCGGACTTGCTGAATCTGCTGCCGAGGCTATGGTCAAGGAAGCCTTTGCCAGCCCCGAGGCTGCTGGTGCGCAGGTGATGTTCAAGAAAGTGGACTCCCTGTGGCGCGGCAACGTCCGTGCCGAAGTAGCCGCGCTGGCCGGCCTTGGTTTCCATGCCGTTGTCGCGGGGGCACTCCCCCAGCTGCAGCGGTCCGTAGTTGACGGCCGGCCTTTGGTTGCCGGGACTCCCCTGGCGGAGACGGATCTGTGGCAGGCCGAACATTCAGCCCCGCCAGCGGATATCCCCTCGCTGCTGCGCCCGGAGGACCCGTCATCGGTGCAGACCCTGCCCCTCGCTGAGGTGCGGTCCGGTTCACTGGCTGCCACACTGGCCCCGCTGATGGATTCGGACCAGCCCTCGCTGGTGGTGGCCGACTGCGACACCGTCCAGGACCTGGAGTCCGTGGTGGACGCCTTGCTCGAGCTGGGCTTCCAGACCGGCGGCCGCCGCATTGTGCTGGTGGGAACCGGCGGAACGGCTGACGCCCTCGCACAGCGTCTCGCAACCCAAGCTGCGCGAAATGCGCAACCCAGGGCACAGGCTGACACAGCCACCACTCAACCGCAGGCAGCCGCCAGGCCGGTGCTCGCCGTCGTCGGCTCCGCTTCCGGAACCGCGCAGGCGCAGCTGGCCCGGCTGGAAGCCCACGGCTTCACGGTGGTTCGGCTGCACCCACAGTACGCCGGAGCCGTCGGGGCCTATGCTTCCCAACTGGCCCAGGTTTCAGCGGATTTGCGGGCAGGCCACCGCGTAGCCATCACACTTGCTACTTCAAAAGTGGACCCGTCCGGGTCAGCCCGCATCGTGCAGGCCCTGTCAAAGTTCGCAGCCGCGGCTGCCAAGGCAACACCAACAGACCTGATCCTCACCGGCGGCGAGACGGCCAGGGAAGTCCTGGACGCCGTGGGTCTCCACCGGCTGGTACCGCTCGCGGCCGTGCAGCACGGCGTCGTGCTCAGCAGGGCGGACGACGGAACGCTGGTGGGCACCAAGCCCGGCAGCTTCGGCGACCACCTGGCCCTCCTACAGCTTTACGACGAAATCCGGGAGCGCCGCGGCCGGTCCGCGCAGGCTCCCGCCACCACCCTTCCCAGCAAGACTTCCAAACGACCTGGAGCAGACATGACAACCGCCGCAGTGAGCAGCACCGAGCAGAACGCCCTCCCCAACGTGGCCGTGACCATGGGCGACGGGGCCGGAGTGGGGCCGGAGGTGGTGGTTGCCGCCGTGCTGGATCCGCAGAGCAATGCCGAGTGCCGGCCCGTGGTGATCGGCGACGCGCTGCGCCTGCGCCAGGCCGCGGACGTCCTGGGTATCCAGGCGGACATCCAGAGCATTGAGGACGTGGAGGACGCGGTGTTCACGCCGGGCCGGGTGAACGTGATCGACCTCGCGCTGCTGCCGGAGGACCTTCCGTGGGGGCAGCTCTCCCCCGTGGCCGGACACGCCGCGTACGAATACATCCGGATGGCCAGCGAGCTGGCGATGGCCGGGAAGGTGCAGGCGATCTGCACGGCGCCGCTGAACAAGGAGGCGCTGCACGCAGCCGGCCATATCTTCCCCGGGCACACCGAGCTGCTGGCTCACCTGACGGGCACGGAGGAGGTGTCCATGATGCTCTCCACGCCCAAGATCCGGGTGATCCACGTGACCACGCACATCGGGCTGATGGACGCCATCCGCAAGATCAACCCGGACCTGGTGGAGCGCACCATCCGCCGCGGCCACGAGGCACTGGTCCGGGCGGGCATCCCGAACCCGAAGATCGGCGTGTGCGCCATCAACCCGCACGCCGGCGAGAACGGCCTGTTCGGGCAGGGCGAGGAAGCGGAGAAGATCGAGCCGGGTGTGAAGGCGGCGCAGGTGGACGGGATCAACGCGGTGGGCCCGCTGCCCGCGGACACGCTGTTCTTCCTGGCCGGCCGCGGCGATTACGACCTGGTGGTGGCCATGTACCACGACCAGGGGCACGGGCCGGTGAAGGTGCTGGGCATCGAGGCCGGCGTGAACATCACCGTGGGCCTGCCGGTGATCCGCACGTCTGTGGACCACGGCACCGCGTTCGACATTGCCGGCAAGGCGATCGCGGATTCGCGGTCCATGGTGGAGGCGCTGCACCAGGCGGCGGCGATGGCCACCCGGCCTGCTGTGGCCGTGTAG
- a CDS encoding GNAT family N-acetyltransferase codes for MSVALRRAAPSDFPEVRRITRDAYLRAGHFAADHPYMGVLEDVEHRAQHAQVWVAEAAGRVVAAVTLTFAGQPYSEIAADGELEFRMLAVDPAHQGGGVGRAVVRGIVEHARQLPGIGAISITSATFMERAHALYESLGFRRAPERDWYVPGEDVLLWVFTLQLVEATVPLREIQRSP; via the coding sequence GTGAGCGTCGCACTCCGGCGGGCGGCGCCGTCGGACTTCCCGGAGGTCCGGCGCATTACGCGCGACGCCTACCTCCGGGCCGGGCATTTCGCCGCGGACCACCCGTACATGGGTGTGCTGGAGGATGTGGAGCACCGCGCCCAGCATGCGCAGGTTTGGGTGGCGGAGGCTGCGGGCCGGGTGGTGGCGGCGGTGACGCTGACGTTCGCCGGCCAGCCGTACAGCGAGATCGCCGCCGACGGGGAGCTGGAGTTCCGGATGCTGGCGGTGGACCCGGCGCACCAGGGCGGCGGCGTGGGCCGCGCCGTGGTCCGCGGGATCGTGGAGCACGCCCGGCAGCTGCCCGGCATCGGGGCGATCAGCATCACGAGCGCCACGTTTATGGAACGCGCGCACGCTCTCTACGAGTCGCTTGGCTTCCGGCGGGCGCCCGAGCGCGACTGGTACGTGCCGGGCGAGGACGTGCTGCTGTGGGTGTTCACGCTCCAACTCGTGGAGGCAACGGTCCCTCTTCGGGAGATCCAGCGCTCCCCCTAA